The Amycolatopsis coloradensis sequence CGGCCGAACGGACCATTGGGGCAGAGGAATTCGTCACTGAAACATGGGAGAATGGTCCTTGGTGCGGACAAACCGTACGCGCTGTTCGCTCTTGATCCCGGCGGGCCCGTCCGATATCGGGCAACGCCGGGAGGCACGCCATGGAGATTCGACGGCATGATCGCGCCGCTTCGGTCTGGGCGAAGATGTGTTTTCTCGCTTCGGAAACCGATTCACCGGTCTCTATCGAACACGCCTGCGTCATTTGCGGAGAGGTCCTCGACGCGGCGGGTGTCGGGCTCGTGCTCACCCCCGGGGAAGGTCTCGCCGAGCCGATCTTCGCCACCGACGAACGCAGCCGCGAATTGGAAGATCTGCAGTTCACCCTTGGCGAAGGTCCCGCGCTGGAAGTGGCGCGCGGCGGTATGCTCGTCGTAGTAACCGATTTGACCAGTTCGGAGGCGGCACTCCGATGGCCGATGTTCGCGCCGGAGGCGATTGACCGAAGCGTGAAATCGATCATCGCGGTGCCGATTCAGGCCGGTGCGATCAAAGTGGGCGTTGTCGACTGCTATCGCGAATTCGCCGGGTCCCTGTCAAGGGAGGGCAGGGCGCAAGCACTCGTCTGCGCCGATGCGGTGATCACCCTCGCCATCGCCGAGGCAGGCACGGGTAAGCCGGGGCTGGCCGGATTGATCGATCGCCGATTCACCGGCCATCGCGACCGGGTGCATCAGGCCGCGGGCATGGTGTCGGTCCAGCTCGGCGTCGGGCTCGCGGACGCGCTCGCGCGCTTGCGTGCCTATGCCTACGCCAACGACCGGAGGCTCGACGAGGTGGCCATGGACGTGGTGCTTCGCCGGGTCACGTTCCGGTCCGAACCATGACGGGCGTGAGCCTGAGGAGATAGCAGAAACGATGATCGACCTGACGGCCGGCTTGCGCGAGACCTTCGTCCAGTTGGCGGACACCCTCGTCGACGACTTCGACCTCGTCGAGTTCCTCGATCTGTTCGCTTGCGGATGCGTCGAACTACTCGGTGTCCCTGCCGCCGGGCTGGTGCTCGCCGACCAGCACGGCACCCTCACCATGGTCGCCGCGTCCGAGGAAAAGACCCGCCTGCTCGAATTGTTCCAGCTACGGAACTCGGAGGGGCCGTGCCTGGACTGCTACCGGCGCGCCGAGCCGGTGGACTGCCCGGATCTGGCGCGGGCGGGCGGAAGCTGGCCGAAGTTCTCCCGAGAGGCGGAAAACGCCGGATTCCGCTCCGTGTACGCCTTGCCGATGCGGCTTCGGGAAGACGTGATCGGTGCGCTGAGCCTGTTCGACACCCGGCCCGCGTCGCTCGACGACGACGGATTGTGCTTGGGGCAGGCGCTCGCGGACATCGCCACGATCGGCATCCTGCATCACCGGATGTGGCAGCGGCAGGAGATCATCACCGCGCAGCTCCAGGCGGCGTTGAACAGCAGGGTGATCATCGAGCAGGCGAAAGGCGTTCTCGCCGAGCGGCTCCGGGTTTCGGTGGACGACGCGTTCGGCGTATTGCGCGCCTACGCGCGGAGCAACAATCGCAAGATCCTCTCCGTGGCGACCGGGATCATCGACCACACAGTGGAAATCCCGCGCTGAACGATACCGATTCGGCGCTTGCCCGCCCTTCGGTGATACCTAGACTGGCTGGGTGTTTTCCCTGGAGCAGCTGGTGAGTTTCGTCGCGGTGGCCGAGGAACTGCACTACGGCCGGGCGGCGGAGCGGCTTTCGATGACCCAGCCGCCGTTGAGCAGGCGGATCCAGTTGCTGGAGCGCGAACTGGGGGTCGAGCTGTTCGACCGGACGCACCGCACGGTCCGGATGACCCCGGCAGGACGGGTTTTTCTCGCCGAGGCGAGGAAGATCCTTCGTTCGGTGCAAGAGGCGACGCTGTACGCCCGGCGGGCGAAGAAAGGCGAGGCCGGGGTCGTCAAGCTCGGCTTCACCGCCACGGCGGCGTATTCCTACCTCGAACGCGTCATCGCCGTGGCGAACGCCGAGGTACCCGGCATCGATCTCGTGCTGCTGGAAATGGTGACGGCGGCGCAGGTGGAGGAGTTGCTGGCGGGTGGGATCGATCTCGGCATGGTCCGGCCGCCGGTCACGGGGGCCGACATCGTGACCCTGTCGCTGTGGCGGGAGCCGCTGCTGGCGGCGTTGCCGTCGGCGCATCCTTTGGCGCGGCGCAAGAAGAATCCCGATGTCCGCGACTTCGACGGCGAGCCGTTCATCATGTACTCGCCGTCGGAGGGCCGTTACTTCCACGATCTGCTCGTGGCGGTGTTCCGCGCCGCCCGGGTGCTGCCGGAGTACACGCAATACCCCTGTCAGGTGCATACGGTGCTCGCGCTGGTGAAGGCGGAGCTCGGGGTCGCGCTGGTGCCGGCCGCGGCGGCCGCGCTGCGCTTCGAGGGGGTGGTGCTCCGTCCGGTGGACGGTGTCGCGAACCGCCCGGTCGAACTCGAACTGATGTGGCGGCGGAGCAACGACAATCCGGCGCTCGGCGCGTTGCTCGCCGCCGTCGGCGATCAGGCGCGACGAGCTCGTCAGTCCACTGTGGACTGATCGGGCCAGGCGTCGCCCCATTCGGCGTCACGGGCCGCGCGGTAGGCCATGCCGTGCCGTTTGGTGACGATCGTTTCGGTGAGCCCGGCTCCGGCGCAGAGGGAGAGGCCCACCATGCCCTTGCGTTTGGCCGGATGCCGCAGGATGCGGGCTTCGGCGCGTTCCGGTGCCGTGCGCGACGCGACGACGTAGGAGAACTTCTCGTCCTCGAAGCCGAGCGTTCCCGACTTGAGCTGGCGGTGCAGGCCGGTGCGCGGGAGACGCGCGGAGAAATGGCACCAGTCCTTGCCGCGCGGTATCGGGCACGCGCCTTCGTGCGGACAGGGCGCGACCAGGGAGAGCCCGAGCCCGACGAGCTGATCCCGCGCTTCGACGATCCGTTCGTAGCCGGCGGGGGTGCCGGGTTCGATCAGGACGAGCATCCCGGCCTTCGCCGACAGCCAGCGGACGGCGTCGGCCCTGCGGGCTTCGGGCAGCTCCCCGAGGACATAGGAGAGGGTCACCAGATCGGCCTCCGGCGCGGGCGCGGCCGGGTCGATCAGGCCACGTCGCCAGGTCGAGCCCCGGACGGCCTTGTCGCCGGCGGTCCCCGCGAGCCGCCGCCCCAGCGCGATCGCGCCCGGGACCTGCTCGACGACGGTGCTTTCCTCCAGCGACGGCCACACGCCGGCCGCCGCCCAGATCGCGGCACCGGTCCCGCCGCCGACGTCGATCTGCGTCCGGGGAGCGAACCCAGGAGCGCGAAGGGCGGCTTCGGTGAGAACGGCGTGTACGGCCGCGTACGTGGCAGGCATCCGGTAGCCCGCGTACGCCGCGATGTCGACCTCGGAAGAGAGGATGGGCGCGCTCGCGGGGTTGTTCTCGCGGTAGCGCGTGCTGAGCCGCTCGACGGACTGCGTCAGCCTGTTCTGCGGGTACTTGCCCAGCTCTTCGTCGAGGGCGGAGCGGAGGGTTTGGGGGAGTGCTGCCACGAGGGAACATCCTCTCATGGGCCTTGACCTGCGATTTTCC is a genomic window containing:
- a CDS encoding ANTAR domain-containing protein produces the protein MLTPGEGLAEPIFATDERSRELEDLQFTLGEGPALEVARGGMLVVVTDLTSSEAALRWPMFAPEAIDRSVKSIIAVPIQAGAIKVGVVDCYREFAGSLSREGRAQALVCADAVITLAIAEAGTGKPGLAGLIDRRFTGHRDRVHQAAGMVSVQLGVGLADALARLRAYAYANDRRLDEVAMDVVLRRVTFRSEP
- a CDS encoding GAF and ANTAR domain-containing protein, translated to MIDLTAGLRETFVQLADTLVDDFDLVEFLDLFACGCVELLGVPAAGLVLADQHGTLTMVAASEEKTRLLELFQLRNSEGPCLDCYRRAEPVDCPDLARAGGSWPKFSREAENAGFRSVYALPMRLREDVIGALSLFDTRPASLDDDGLCLGQALADIATIGILHHRMWQRQEIITAQLQAALNSRVIIEQAKGVLAERLRVSVDDAFGVLRAYARSNNRKILSVATGIIDHTVEIPR
- a CDS encoding LysR family transcriptional regulator, with the translated sequence MFSLEQLVSFVAVAEELHYGRAAERLSMTQPPLSRRIQLLERELGVELFDRTHRTVRMTPAGRVFLAEARKILRSVQEATLYARRAKKGEAGVVKLGFTATAAYSYLERVIAVANAEVPGIDLVLLEMVTAAQVEELLAGGIDLGMVRPPVTGADIVTLSLWREPLLAALPSAHPLARRKKNPDVRDFDGEPFIMYSPSEGRYFHDLLVAVFRAARVLPEYTQYPCQVHTVLALVKAELGVALVPAAAAALRFEGVVLRPVDGVANRPVELELMWRRSNDNPALGALLAAVGDQARRARQSTVD
- a CDS encoding small ribosomal subunit Rsm22 family protein, giving the protein MAALPQTLRSALDEELGKYPQNRLTQSVERLSTRYRENNPASAPILSSEVDIAAYAGYRMPATYAAVHAVLTEAALRAPGFAPRTQIDVGGGTGAAIWAAAGVWPSLEESTVVEQVPGAIALGRRLAGTAGDKAVRGSTWRRGLIDPAAPAPEADLVTLSYVLGELPEARRADAVRWLSAKAGMLVLIEPGTPAGYERIVEARDQLVGLGLSLVAPCPHEGACPIPRGKDWCHFSARLPRTGLHRQLKSGTLGFEDEKFSYVVASRTAPERAEARILRHPAKRKGMVGLSLCAGAGLTETIVTKRHGMAYRAARDAEWGDAWPDQSTVD